A section of the Verrucomicrobium sp. GAS474 genome encodes:
- a CDS encoding TonB-dependent receptor plug domain-containing protein: MQRISVRGLAFAIALALPGLGSLQAASTSSKTSSSTSATSSAPASSATDDTTDLDLDPVIVTATRIPEPLSQTSSSVTVISAKEIEDNGYQNVVQALQNVPGLRTATPGTPGQVTGVFIRGMNSNQTLVLIDGKRLPQGFDGAYDITDLPLDNVERIEVARGPLSAVQGNSAAGGVINIITKSGQGMKKPEYAVTVEAGSFNTFHETVSARGAQGKFDYSAAYSSLLTSNQRRNNDYDRENATANLGYQAYDDVRLSLASAYRVTTVQNPGSVPSSSLKKWQQWETWSVSPTLDWKTTEAWSQSLSFQHSQQRMANDNEPSANNRQQVNSNEVDWNHTITPIETLSIAAGGQFEDKTTWQYDDSLRSLTYNNHQTNKNVHTGVDWEALPGWHLVPSVSLDGYSDYGDFFNWRAATSYVVPATKTKFLGSYGTSTTAPSDQNFLTYGGFQIPNFNLKPEQTRGWEAGAEQPFFGGKWTVGGTFFENSIDNLIYTPVATPLNLRHTRTQGVEVTTGIHPIKELDITAAYTYLDAINTDTMARLVRRPRNETSFDVTGRPAENVTLALGGSWLNGMQDTDAATFATFNPKNIFSTRFAATWKITSNVSVFGRIENLLNNHYEEIPGYPTLSQAFYAGFKLTY, encoded by the coding sequence ATGCAGCGCATCTCCGTTCGCGGGCTGGCCTTCGCCATCGCCCTCGCCCTCCCCGGCCTCGGCTCCCTCCAGGCCGCCTCCACGTCGTCGAAGACCTCGTCCTCGACTTCCGCCACCTCCTCCGCCCCGGCCTCGTCGGCGACGGATGACACCACCGACCTCGACCTCGACCCCGTCATCGTCACCGCGACGCGGATTCCCGAGCCCCTCAGCCAGACCTCCTCCAGCGTCACCGTCATCTCGGCGAAGGAGATCGAGGACAACGGCTACCAGAACGTCGTCCAGGCCCTCCAGAACGTCCCCGGCCTCCGCACCGCCACCCCCGGCACCCCCGGCCAGGTCACCGGCGTCTTCATCCGCGGGATGAACTCGAACCAGACCCTCGTCCTGATCGACGGGAAGCGCCTGCCCCAGGGCTTCGACGGCGCGTACGACATCACCGACCTCCCCCTCGACAACGTCGAGCGGATCGAGGTGGCCCGCGGCCCCCTTTCCGCCGTCCAGGGGAACAGCGCCGCCGGCGGCGTCATCAACATCATCACGAAGAGCGGCCAGGGCATGAAGAAGCCCGAGTACGCCGTCACCGTCGAGGCGGGGAGCTTCAACACCTTCCACGAGACCGTCTCCGCCCGGGGCGCACAGGGGAAGTTCGACTACAGCGCCGCCTACTCCTCCCTCCTGACCTCGAACCAGCGCCGGAACAACGACTACGACCGCGAGAACGCGACGGCGAACCTCGGCTACCAGGCCTATGACGACGTCCGCCTCTCCCTCGCCTCGGCCTACCGCGTCACCACCGTCCAGAACCCCGGATCGGTCCCCTCCTCCAGCCTGAAGAAATGGCAGCAGTGGGAGACCTGGAGCGTCAGCCCGACGCTCGACTGGAAGACGACCGAGGCCTGGAGCCAGTCCCTCTCCTTCCAGCACAGCCAGCAGCGGATGGCCAACGACAACGAGCCCTCGGCCAACAACCGCCAGCAGGTGAACTCGAACGAGGTCGACTGGAACCACACGATCACCCCGATCGAGACCCTCTCCATCGCGGCGGGCGGCCAGTTCGAGGACAAGACCACGTGGCAGTACGACGACTCGCTCCGCTCGCTCACCTACAACAACCACCAGACGAACAAGAACGTCCACACCGGCGTCGACTGGGAGGCCCTCCCCGGCTGGCACCTCGTCCCGAGCGTCAGCCTCGACGGCTACTCCGACTACGGCGACTTCTTCAACTGGCGCGCGGCGACGAGCTACGTCGTCCCCGCCACGAAGACGAAGTTCCTCGGTTCCTACGGCACCTCGACGACGGCCCCCTCGGACCAGAACTTCCTGACCTACGGCGGCTTCCAGATCCCGAACTTCAACCTGAAGCCCGAACAGACGCGCGGCTGGGAGGCGGGCGCGGAGCAGCCCTTCTTCGGCGGCAAGTGGACCGTCGGCGGCACGTTCTTCGAGAACTCGATCGACAACCTGATCTACACCCCCGTCGCCACCCCGCTCAACCTCCGCCACACGCGGACGCAGGGCGTCGAGGTCACGACCGGAATCCATCCGATCAAGGAACTCGACATCACCGCCGCCTACACCTACCTCGACGCCATCAACACCGACACGATGGCCCGGCTGGTGCGCCGCCCCCGCAACGAGACCTCGTTCGACGTCACGGGCCGTCCCGCCGAGAACGTCACCCTGGCCCTCGGCGGCAGCTGGCTCAACGGGATGCAGGACACCGACGCCGCGACCTTCGCCACGTTCAACCCGAAGAACATCTTCTCCACCCGCTTCGCCGCGACGTGGAAGATCACCTCGAACGTCTCCGTCTTCGGCCGGATCGAGAACCTCCTCAACAACCACTACGAGGAAATCCCCGGCTACCCGACCCTCAGCCAGGCCTTCTATGCGGGGTTCAAGCTGACCTACTAA
- a CDS encoding pyruvate dehydrogenase complex dihydrolipoamide acetyltransferase, with translation MAKEVTMPSLSPSMTEGTLVKWLKKEGDAVKEGEAIAEVETDKATMPLEAFDSGFLVKITAEPGAKVAVNGIIGYIGKAKDEKVSDAPASAPAKADAPKVEAKAEAKAEAAPAKAVALPATLKEVTMPLLSPSMTEGTLAKWLKKEGDAVKEGEAIAEVETDKATMPLESFHTGFLVKIIAAPGDKVPLDTRIALIGATKDEKVDAAHLAKAPATAAAPAAASAPAPAASPAPAAKAAAAPAAAYAPTGRVKASPLAKKIAAELGVTLNRLTGTGPDGRIVKRDVVNAPQGGSGGWDVFPSGPIAKEEKIPLSNMRQTIARRLLESKTTIPHFYLEIEVDAGPIVDLRTSLNAGFEKLPKPFKLSLNDFILKASAEAIRRVPAINASFAGDSIIQYSNVMLAFAVAIPQGLITPVIANAQDKTLKAISDEAKSLAVKAKDGKLTPAEYTTGTFTISNLGMFGIDRFSAIVNPPQAAILAVGNIVEKPVVKNGQIVVGRRQSLTLSCDHRVVDGAVGAKFLQELRTLVENPSLLLI, from the coding sequence ATGGCTAAAGAAGTGACGATGCCCTCCCTGAGCCCCTCGATGACCGAGGGCACGCTGGTCAAATGGCTGAAGAAGGAAGGCGACGCCGTCAAGGAGGGCGAGGCGATCGCCGAGGTCGAGACCGACAAGGCGACGATGCCGCTCGAAGCCTTCGATTCCGGCTTCCTCGTGAAGATCACCGCCGAACCGGGCGCGAAGGTCGCCGTCAACGGCATCATCGGCTACATCGGCAAGGCGAAGGACGAGAAAGTCTCCGACGCCCCCGCATCCGCCCCCGCCAAGGCCGATGCCCCCAAAGTCGAAGCCAAGGCCGAAGCGAAAGCCGAAGCCGCTCCCGCCAAGGCCGTCGCCCTCCCCGCCACGCTGAAGGAAGTGACGATGCCCCTCCTCTCCCCCTCGATGACCGAGGGGACCCTCGCCAAGTGGCTGAAGAAGGAAGGCGACGCCGTCAAGGAAGGCGAGGCGATCGCCGAGGTCGAGACCGACAAGGCGACGATGCCGCTCGAGTCGTTCCACACCGGCTTCCTCGTGAAGATCATCGCCGCTCCCGGCGACAAGGTCCCCCTCGACACCCGCATCGCCCTCATCGGCGCGACGAAGGACGAGAAGGTCGACGCCGCCCATCTCGCCAAGGCTCCGGCGACGGCCGCGGCTCCTGCCGCCGCCAGCGCCCCCGCACCCGCCGCGTCGCCCGCTCCGGCGGCCAAGGCAGCCGCGGCGCCCGCCGCCGCCTACGCCCCCACGGGCCGCGTGAAGGCCTCCCCCCTCGCCAAGAAGATCGCCGCCGAACTCGGCGTCACCCTGAACCGCCTCACCGGCACCGGCCCCGACGGCCGCATCGTGAAGCGCGACGTCGTCAACGCGCCCCAGGGCGGCAGCGGCGGCTGGGACGTCTTCCCCTCGGGCCCCATCGCCAAGGAGGAGAAGATCCCCCTCTCGAACATGCGGCAGACCATCGCCCGCCGCCTGCTGGAGAGCAAGACGACGATCCCCCACTTCTACCTCGAGATCGAAGTCGACGCCGGACCGATCGTTGACCTCCGCACCTCGCTCAACGCCGGATTCGAGAAGCTTCCGAAGCCCTTCAAGCTCTCGCTGAACGACTTCATCCTGAAGGCCTCCGCCGAGGCGATCCGCCGCGTCCCCGCGATCAACGCCTCCTTCGCGGGCGACTCGATCATCCAGTATTCCAACGTCATGCTCGCCTTCGCCGTCGCGATCCCGCAGGGCCTCATCACCCCGGTCATCGCCAACGCGCAGGACAAGACCCTGAAGGCGATCAGCGACGAGGCGAAGAGCCTCGCCGTGAAGGCGAAGGACGGGAAGCTGACCCCCGCCGAGTACACCACCGGCACCTTCACCATCTCGAACCTCGGCATGTTCGGCATCGACCGCTTCTCCGCGATCGTCAACCCGCCCCAGGCCGCGATCCTCGCCGTCGGCAACATCGTCGAGAAGCCGGTCGTGAAGAACGGCCAGATCGTCGTCGGACGCCGCCAGAGCCTCACCCTCTCGTGCGACCACCGCGTCGTCGACGGGGCCGTCGGGGCGAAGTTCCTCCAGGAACTCCGCACGCTCGTCGAGAACCCCTCCCTCCTGCTGATCTAG
- a CDS encoding aspartate aminotransferase family protein, producing the protein MLPLLKTVVPGPESRRLAAELAQNESRNVTFLSPGFPVFWDRAEGASVWDADGNRFLDLTSGFGVAGLGYGEKSLVAAVADQAAKLLHGMGDVHPTALKACLCAELSRLTFEAWGAGPGKVILGCTGAEAVEAALKTAALATGKRGVLAFRNGYHGLGYGALTVTGSDFFRAPFAAQLADFARFAPYPGHEFDAVTYAASLEEALTQADHPVGAILVEPIQGRGGQNIPPNWFLPLLRRLADRTGALLIFDEIFTGWYRTGQRFACDYAMTVPDLVCLGKALTGGFPLSACVGKAAVIDAWPLSTGEAIHTSTFLGNPLGCRMALESLRLLEAPGLGDLVMRKGEILLAALRDLEAKDLGFVRARGRGLMAGIDVVDRAGRPDPARAGAIVEGMLAEGVILLSDGPDRNTVAFTPPFVIGEEALRWAVGRLERWGA; encoded by the coding sequence ATGCTCCCCCTCCTCAAAACCGTCGTTCCCGGCCCTGAATCGCGCCGTTTGGCTGCCGAATTGGCTCAAAACGAGTCCCGGAACGTCACTTTCCTCTCGCCGGGATTTCCCGTCTTTTGGGACCGGGCCGAAGGGGCTTCCGTCTGGGACGCCGACGGGAACCGCTTCCTCGACCTCACCTCGGGCTTCGGCGTCGCCGGGCTCGGCTACGGGGAGAAGAGCCTCGTCGCCGCCGTCGCCGACCAGGCCGCGAAACTCCTTCACGGCATGGGCGACGTCCACCCGACGGCCCTCAAGGCCTGCCTCTGCGCCGAGCTTTCCCGCCTCACCTTCGAGGCGTGGGGCGCCGGTCCCGGCAAGGTCATCCTCGGCTGCACCGGGGCCGAGGCCGTCGAGGCGGCGTTGAAGACGGCGGCGCTGGCGACCGGGAAGCGGGGCGTCCTCGCCTTCCGCAACGGCTACCACGGCCTCGGCTACGGCGCGCTGACCGTCACCGGCTCCGACTTCTTCCGCGCCCCCTTCGCCGCCCAGCTCGCCGACTTCGCCCGCTTCGCCCCCTATCCCGGCCATGAGTTCGACGCGGTGACCTACGCGGCTTCCCTGGAAGAGGCGTTGACGCAGGCGGACCACCCCGTCGGCGCGATCCTCGTCGAGCCGATCCAGGGCCGGGGCGGGCAGAACATCCCGCCGAACTGGTTCCTGCCGCTCCTCCGGCGGCTCGCCGACCGGACGGGGGCGCTCCTGATCTTCGACGAGATCTTCACCGGCTGGTACCGGACCGGCCAGCGATTCGCCTGCGATTACGCGATGACCGTCCCCGACCTCGTCTGCCTCGGCAAGGCCCTTACCGGCGGCTTCCCCCTCTCCGCCTGCGTCGGCAAGGCGGCGGTGATCGACGCGTGGCCCCTCTCGACCGGCGAGGCGATCCACACCAGCACCTTCCTCGGCAACCCCCTCGGCTGCCGGATGGCCCTCGAATCGCTCCGCCTGCTCGAGGCCCCCGGCCTCGGCGACCTCGTCATGCGGAAGGGCGAAATCCTCCTTGCCGCCCTGCGCGACCTGGAGGCGAAAGACCTCGGCTTCGTCCGCGCCCGGGGCCGGGGCCTCATGGCCGGGATCGACGTCGTCGACCGGGCGGGCCGTCCCGATCCCGCCCGCGCCGGGGCGATCGTCGAGGGGATGCTGGCCGAAGGGGTGATCCTCCTTTCCGACGGGCCGGATCGGAACACCGTGGCGTTCACCCCGCCCTTCGTGATCGGCGAGGAGGCGTTGCGCTGGGCGGTGGGGCGGTTGGAGCGGTGGGGGGCGTAG
- the pdhA gene encoding pyruvate dehydrogenase (acetyl-transferring) E1 component subunit alpha, which translates to MPAAGTKSVKTPSVAQPVSLDLPPEGKLDLYRQMLLIRRFEEKAGQAFTQSKVKGFCHLYIGQEAVGVGTISVLEPRDAVITAYRDHGHAIARGMEINPLMAELFGKATGCSRGKGGSMHFFSKEKNFYGGHGIVGGQTPLGAGIAFAQKYQGTGGVTLCYLGDGAVNQGPFHEALNLAALWKLPVIYIIENNEWSMGTSLARSSAGLPLVNRAHGYDMAGITADGMDIDDVRAKTAEAVALARSESQPTLMEIKTYRYRGHSMSDPGKYRTKEELEKHLANDPIHIYKTKLIAQKVADEAWFEALDEKIRAEVQASYDFAEASPEPELHTLYEDVLAPEDQIPEIPRVNYNHF; encoded by the coding sequence ATGCCTGCCGCCGGAACCAAAAGCGTAAAAACACCCTCCGTAGCGCAACCCGTATCGCTCGATCTCCCCCCTGAAGGGAAGCTCGATCTCTACCGACAGATGCTCCTCATCCGTCGCTTCGAGGAGAAGGCGGGCCAGGCCTTCACCCAGTCGAAGGTCAAGGGCTTCTGCCACCTCTACATCGGCCAGGAGGCCGTCGGCGTCGGCACCATCTCGGTCCTCGAACCCCGCGACGCCGTCATCACGGCCTACCGCGACCACGGCCACGCCATCGCGCGCGGCATGGAAATCAACCCCCTCATGGCCGAGCTCTTCGGCAAGGCCACCGGCTGCTCCCGCGGCAAGGGCGGCTCGATGCACTTCTTCTCGAAGGAAAAGAACTTCTACGGCGGCCACGGCATCGTCGGCGGCCAGACGCCCCTCGGCGCGGGCATCGCCTTCGCCCAGAAGTACCAGGGCACCGGCGGCGTCACCCTCTGCTACCTCGGTGACGGCGCGGTGAACCAGGGCCCCTTCCACGAGGCGCTGAACCTCGCCGCCCTCTGGAAGCTCCCCGTCATCTACATCATCGAGAACAACGAATGGTCGATGGGGACGAGCCTCGCCCGTTCCTCGGCCGGCCTCCCCCTCGTGAACCGCGCCCACGGCTACGACATGGCCGGGATCACGGCGGACGGCATGGACATCGACGACGTCCGCGCGAAGACCGCCGAGGCCGTCGCCCTCGCCCGCTCCGAGAGCCAGCCGACCCTGATGGAGATCAAGACCTACCGCTACCGCGGCCACTCGATGTCCGACCCCGGCAAGTACCGGACGAAGGAGGAGCTCGAGAAGCACCTCGCGAACGACCCGATCCACATCTACAAAACGAAGCTCATCGCGCAGAAGGTCGCCGACGAGGCGTGGTTCGAGGCCCTCGACGAGAAGATCCGCGCCGAGGTCCAGGCCTCCTACGACTTCGCCGAGGCGAGCCCGGAGCCCGAGCTCCACACCCTCTACGAGGACGTCCTCGCCCCCGAGGACCAGATCCCCGAGATCCCCCGGGTGAACTACAATCACTTCTAA
- a CDS encoding DUF4136 domain-containing protein, with translation MKTIAGWNPFSRGRKGKMSGLVGLSLAVLTLATLPPSPARAVIGGTTRDVFCAHGFSLSRYETFSFEPLEGEADYNGLSDADWAQVRAAFVAEMAAHGYRHVEKGGQLQLSYGAFPPIDAAHPVTGLFVKFRTGLRMFDLTKWSGGAMVDGPYTPATLAGIVPLLGKQIPLRTGPTAESSAAPVSAAAEFMPASAR, from the coding sequence GTGAAAACGATTGCGGGATGGAACCCGTTTTCAAGGGGCCGGAAGGGAAAGATGTCGGGCCTCGTCGGTCTGAGCCTCGCCGTGCTTACCCTGGCGACCCTCCCCCCTTCCCCCGCTCGCGCCGTCATCGGCGGGACAACGCGCGATGTCTTTTGCGCCCACGGCTTTTCCCTCTCCCGCTACGAGACCTTCTCCTTCGAGCCCCTCGAAGGGGAGGCCGACTACAACGGCCTGAGCGACGCCGATTGGGCGCAGGTCCGCGCCGCCTTCGTCGCCGAGATGGCGGCCCACGGCTACCGCCACGTCGAGAAGGGGGGCCAGCTCCAGCTCTCCTACGGGGCCTTCCCGCCGATCGATGCGGCCCATCCCGTCACCGGCCTCTTCGTGAAATTCCGCACGGGCCTCCGGATGTTCGACCTCACGAAGTGGTCGGGCGGCGCGATGGTCGACGGCCCCTACACCCCGGCGACTCTCGCCGGGATCGTCCCCCTCCTCGGGAAACAGATCCCCCTCCGCACCGGGCCCACCGCAGAGTCCTCTGCCGCGCCCGTCTCCGCCGCGGCCGAATTCATGCCCGCCTCCGCCCGATGA
- a CDS encoding SRPBCC family protein, with protein sequence MIFVAAVLFFVAIVLAVAARRPSEFRVTRSLVMAAPPEKIFPEVNELRRWHPWSPWAKLDPDAQVVFNEIPAGTGASMAWSGNNKMGVGRMTVVASEAPSRVAFRLDFEKPFKGTNLAEFAFQPTNAGTEVRWTMTGTSPFVMKVVGLFLNCDKLCGDQFEKGLAQLKAVVEG encoded by the coding sequence ATGATTTTCGTCGCCGCCGTCCTGTTTTTCGTCGCGATCGTCCTCGCCGTCGCCGCCCGGCGGCCCTCGGAATTCCGCGTCACCCGCTCCCTCGTCATGGCCGCCCCCCCGGAGAAAATCTTCCCCGAGGTGAACGAACTCCGCCGCTGGCACCCGTGGTCCCCGTGGGCGAAGCTCGACCCCGACGCCCAGGTCGTCTTCAACGAGATCCCCGCCGGGACCGGCGCCTCGATGGCGTGGTCGGGGAACAACAAGATGGGCGTCGGCCGGATGACCGTCGTCGCGAGCGAGGCTCCGTCCCGGGTCGCCTTCCGCCTCGACTTCGAGAAGCCGTTCAAGGGAACGAACCTCGCCGAGTTCGCCTTCCAGCCCACGAATGCGGGAACCGAGGTCCGCTGGACGATGACGGGGACGAGCCCCTTCGTCATGAAGGTCGTCGGCCTTTTCCTGAACTGCGACAAGCTCTGCGGCGACCAGTTCGAGAAAGGCCTCGCGCAGTTGAAGGCCGTCGTCGAGGGGTAG
- a CDS encoding DUF892 family protein yields MSHTATLPKVHIAQLHDLYLAECQLAETLATLAKNAADAELRKGFLAQREQSLENAVLLKKQYTSLKKKSASGKGQLSIGLMRLLQSLRAEHQAIVEYTCAQSLAQALGFGGTIAGSSRRSLAGSKA; encoded by the coding sequence ATGAGCCACACCGCCACCCTCCCGAAAGTCCACATCGCCCAACTCCACGACCTCTACCTCGCCGAGTGCCAATTGGCCGAGACCTTGGCCACCCTCGCCAAGAACGCCGCCGATGCCGAGCTCCGCAAGGGTTTCCTCGCCCAGCGCGAGCAGAGCCTCGAAAACGCCGTCCTCCTGAAGAAGCAGTATACCTCGCTGAAGAAGAAGTCGGCGTCCGGCAAGGGCCAGCTCAGCATCGGCCTGATGCGCCTCCTCCAGTCCCTCCGGGCCGAGCACCAGGCCATCGTCGAATACACCTGCGCCCAGAGCCTCGCCCAGGCCCTCGGCTTCGGCGGCACGATCGCCGGTTCCTCCCGCCGCAGCCTCGCGGGCAGCAAGGCCTAG
- a CDS encoding GTP-binding protein yields MPPARRLVVHLLTGFLGGGKTTVLSHLLSAPGFPRARTAIVVNDFGEVNVDAALLSHAAARTETEGEPTSKIARLAELSAGCVCCTSSPQLGQTLLDLADDPGLDQAWLEASGMAETDDLLDRLTDPRLVARIEVGRIVHVLDASAYPGWWTNRTLAREQLRWATLLVVNKADRANPKALAKIDEDIARLNRTAPRIDAVRGAITLPEEPLSHRPAPTPTPGALHLCGCGHDHSHEPDHPHGHTPPVQGHPGATLFLPLPAPVAREKLDALLASAPGEIYRAKGFLAFDDAPEEVALFQKAGEQAETIVWKAGKIEVPSRGLVLLGREIDAPAMRAHFAALG; encoded by the coding sequence ATGCCGCCCGCCCGCCGCCTCGTCGTCCATCTCCTCACCGGCTTCCTCGGCGGAGGCAAGACGACGGTCCTCAGCCACCTCCTCTCCGCCCCCGGCTTCCCGAGGGCCCGGACGGCGATCGTGGTGAACGATTTCGGCGAGGTGAACGTCGACGCCGCCCTCCTCTCCCATGCCGCGGCCCGCACCGAAACGGAAGGCGAGCCGACCTCCAAAATCGCCCGCCTCGCGGAACTCTCCGCCGGGTGCGTCTGCTGCACCAGCTCCCCCCAGCTCGGGCAGACCCTCCTCGACCTCGCCGACGATCCCGGCCTTGACCAGGCCTGGCTCGAAGCCTCCGGGATGGCCGAGACCGACGACCTCCTCGACCGCCTCACCGACCCCCGCCTCGTCGCCCGCATCGAGGTCGGCCGCATCGTCCACGTCCTCGACGCCTCGGCCTATCCCGGCTGGTGGACGAACCGGACCCTCGCCCGCGAGCAGCTCCGCTGGGCCACCCTCCTCGTCGTCAACAAAGCCGACCGCGCCAACCCGAAGGCCCTCGCCAAGATCGACGAGGACATCGCCCGGCTGAACCGGACCGCCCCCCGGATCGACGCCGTGCGGGGCGCGATCACCCTCCCCGAGGAACCCCTCTCCCACCGGCCCGCGCCGACCCCTACGCCCGGCGCGCTCCACCTCTGCGGCTGCGGCCACGACCACAGCCACGAGCCCGATCATCCCCACGGCCACACGCCCCCCGTCCAGGGCCACCCGGGGGCGACCCTCTTCCTCCCCCTCCCCGCCCCCGTCGCTCGGGAAAAACTCGACGCCCTCCTCGCCTCGGCTCCGGGGGAGATCTATCGCGCCAAAGGATTCCTCGCATTCGACGACGCGCCCGAAGAGGTCGCGCTCTTCCAGAAAGCGGGCGAGCAGGCCGAGACGATCGTGTGGAAGGCAGGCAAGATCGAGGTCCCGTCGCGCGGCCTCGTGCTGCTGGGCCGGGAGATCGACGCCCCGGCGATGCGCGCGCACTTCGCGGCGTTGGGATAA
- a CDS encoding pyruvate dehydrogenase complex E1 component subunit beta, which translates to MQTITVREALNQAMAEEMARDERVLLMGEEVAEYDGAYKVSQGLLKKFGPKRIIDTPISEAGFTGLAIGAATLGLRPIVEYMTWSFSLVAYDQIVNNAGQIRYMSGGQFSVPIVFRGSSGGGLQVGATHSHTPENWYGSVPALTVITPAFPDDAKGLLKAAIRSNNPVCFIENEKLYGFKGEVPDAETDTLVPIGKGKIRRAGGDITLVANSASTHLALAAAETLAKEGIEAEVIDLRTIKPYDFELIANSVSKTHRLVIVEENKPFCGWGAQVTYDVQRQLFDELDAPITRVTGLNVPQPYNGRLEAEVMPNEARVLAAVRDVMK; encoded by the coding sequence ATGCAAACGATCACTGTGCGCGAGGCGCTCAACCAGGCGATGGCCGAAGAAATGGCCCGCGACGAGCGGGTCCTCCTCATGGGCGAGGAAGTCGCCGAATACGACGGCGCCTACAAGGTCAGCCAGGGCCTCCTGAAGAAATTCGGCCCGAAGCGGATCATCGACACCCCGATCAGCGAGGCGGGCTTCACCGGCCTCGCCATCGGCGCGGCCACCCTCGGCCTCCGCCCCATCGTCGAGTACATGACGTGGAGCTTCTCCCTCGTCGCCTACGACCAGATCGTGAACAACGCCGGGCAGATCCGCTACATGTCGGGCGGCCAGTTCTCCGTCCCCATCGTCTTCCGCGGCTCCTCGGGCGGCGGCCTCCAGGTCGGGGCCACCCACTCCCACACCCCGGAGAACTGGTACGGCAGCGTCCCCGCGCTCACCGTCATCACCCCCGCCTTCCCCGACGACGCGAAGGGCCTCCTGAAGGCCGCGATCCGCTCGAACAACCCCGTCTGCTTCATCGAGAACGAGAAGCTCTACGGCTTCAAGGGCGAGGTCCCCGACGCCGAGACCGACACCCTCGTCCCCATCGGCAAGGGGAAGATCCGCCGCGCGGGCGGCGACATCACCCTCGTCGCCAACAGCGCCTCGACCCACCTCGCCCTCGCCGCCGCCGAGACGCTGGCGAAAGAGGGCATCGAGGCCGAGGTCATCGACCTCCGCACGATCAAGCCCTACGACTTCGAGCTGATCGCGAACTCGGTCTCCAAGACCCACCGCCTCGTCATCGTCGAGGAGAACAAGCCGTTCTGCGGCTGGGGCGCCCAGGTCACCTACGACGTCCAGCGCCAGCTCTTCGACGAGCTCGACGCCCCGATCACCCGCGTCACCGGCCTCAACGTCCCGCAGCCCTACAACGGACGCCTCGAAGCCGAGGTGATGCCGAACGAGGCCCGCGTCCTCGCCGCCGTCCGCGACGTCATGAAATAA